A region of Helicobacter sp. 12S02232-10 DNA encodes the following proteins:
- a CDS encoding c-type cytochrome, which yields MKKTLLMIALATLGITGVNADPATIIKTKCQACHGANMEKSALGKSKIVNTLDSKKIKADLMGYKAGTLNQYGLGATMWGQIKPLSDEDIDALAKYIPTLKK from the coding sequence ATGAAAAAGACATTACTAATGATTGCTTTAGCAACGCTTGGAATAACTGGAGTAAATGCAGATCCTGCTACGATTATCAAAACAAAGTGCCAAGCTTGTCATGGAGCAAATATGGAAAAATCAGCCTTAGGAAAAAGCAAAATTGTCAACACTCTTGATAGTAAAAAAATCAAAGCGGATTTGATGGGCTATAAAGCTGGGACACTTAACCAATATGGTTTAGGAGCTACAATGTGGGGACAAATTAAGCCTTTATCTGATGAAGATATCGATGCTTTAGCTAAATATATCCCAACTCTTAAAAAATAA
- a CDS encoding LPXTG cell wall anchor domain-containing protein has translation MALDSGFFENISSSLGKISDITGKVTEAISNKNPKQAEQARAEAMAQKTGVKTPFMMGSTNKMLLIAGGAGLLLFAFLFLGKKRRR, from the coding sequence ATGGCACTAGATAGCGGATTTTTTGAAAATATCAGTAGTTCGCTTGGAAAAATCAGCGATATCACAGGTAAGGTAACTGAAGCCATTAGCAATAAAAATCCTAAACAAGCAGAGCAGGCAAGAGCGGAGGCGATGGCACAAAAAACAGGGGTTAAGACCCCTTTTATGATGGGTTCAACGAATAAAATGCTTTTAATTGCAGGCGGGGCGGGTTTATTGTTATTTGCTTTTTTGTTTTTAGGTAAAAAACGCAGGAGGTAG
- a CDS encoding tyrosine-type recombinase/integrase — protein MRYVLESDEGFLQDLLFWSSRFIRYKLTTLSNTQVKDKKCIQECLQRLQKKPKNIQELEMICKIARNAGLIGINTYAQPIIKLYEYLRDFNSMKEIDEEVLSEFLAMQTGGLSLASKKNYRIALLGFFNYIDKQNQDANGNSYIYNIELKNISGVKGKSGQKLPTYLNQDELEKFLSGIEKFEMSEKIRARNRLIIKMIIYTGIRVSEAIHLKAKDINLEENLYLLNIKGKGNKYRVVMIKALHIRNLLEEWLMIRSQIEVEDELLFCNQRGRPLTQAYIYRQVEQILASIGIRKEKNGAHMLRHSFATLLYQKRHDLVLVQEALGHADLNTSRIYTHFDKKHLLEAASIMDNINH, from the coding sequence ATGCGTTATGTTTTAGAATCCGATGAAGGTTTTTTACAAGATTTACTATTTTGGTCATCTCGTTTTATTCGTTATAAACTTACAACGCTTTCAAATACCCAAGTAAAGGATAAAAAATGTATTCAAGAATGCCTCCAAAGACTTCAAAAAAAACCTAAAAATATTCAAGAACTTGAGATGATTTGTAAAATTGCTAGAAATGCAGGACTCATTGGCATTAATACTTATGCCCAACCTATTATCAAGCTTTATGAGTATTTGAGAGATTTTAATTCAATGAAAGAAATTGATGAAGAGGTCTTGAGTGAGTTTTTGGCAATGCAGACAGGGGGATTGAGCTTGGCGAGCAAAAAAAATTATCGTATTGCTTTGCTAGGCTTTTTTAATTATATTGATAAACAAAATCAAGATGCAAACGGAAATTCATATATTTATAATATAGAACTCAAAAATATTAGCGGGGTCAAGGGAAAATCAGGACAAAAACTCCCTACCTATCTAAATCAGGATGAATTGGAAAAATTTTTATCTGGGATTGAAAAATTTGAAATGTCAGAAAAAATTCGTGCAAGAAACCGCTTGATCATAAAAATGATTATTTACACCGGCATAAGAGTTAGTGAGGCTATCCATCTTAAAGCAAAGGATATAAACCTAGAAGAAAATTTATATCTTTTGAATATCAAAGGAAAAGGAAATAAATATCGAGTAGTAATGATAAAAGCACTCCATATTCGAAATTTGCTTGAAGAATGGCTGATGATAAGATCTCAGATCGAGGTTGAAGACGAGTTATTATTTTGCAATCAAAGAGGAAGACCTTTGACACAAGCTTATATTTACCGTCAAGTTGAGCAAATACTAGCCAGTATCGGCATTCGAAAAGAAAAAAATGGAGCACATATGTTAAGACATTCTTTTGCCACCCTGCTCTACCAAAAAAGACACGATTTAGTATTGGTCCAAGAAGCTTTAGGACACGCAGATTTAAACACAAGTAGAATTTATACGCATTTTGACAAGAAGCATCTTTTAGAAGCGGCCAGTATTATGGATAATATCAACCACTAA
- a CDS encoding pyridoxal phosphate-dependent aminotransferase, which yields MMYSQKIKNLSESATIAISTLASELKAKGRDILSFSAGEPDFDTPQVIKDEAIRALNSGYTKYTPVAGIPELLKAIADKLERENGLTYSPKEILVSNGAKQSLFNIFQALIEEGDEVIIPSPYWVTYPELVTYSGGKPVFIPTNESTDFKITPKQLKEAITSKTKMLVLTTPSNPTGMVYLKNELIQIAEILQGSKIWVVSDEMYEKLIYDVEFTSCAAISEDMMSRTITVNGLSKSVAMTGWRMGYLATKDLKLLKLMNNLQSQCTSNINSITQRASIVALNGEADADIELMREAFQKRRDLACELIGDIGGLKVLKPQGAFYLFINIKDISKYNGDSMKFSQELLEKEGVALVPGKAFGMDGYVRFSFACSNDQIIEGLNRISRFVKL from the coding sequence ATTATGTATTCTCAAAAAATTAAAAATCTTTCAGAGTCCGCAACAATAGCTATCAGCACACTTGCTTCAGAATTAAAGGCAAAAGGAAGAGATATTTTAAGCTTTTCTGCAGGGGAACCTGATTTTGATACTCCTCAAGTTATTAAAGATGAAGCAATTAGGGCGCTAAATTCAGGATATACAAAATATACTCCCGTTGCAGGTATTCCAGAGCTCCTTAAGGCTATAGCCGATAAACTTGAAAGGGAAAATGGTCTTACATACAGCCCTAAGGAAATTTTGGTTAGTAATGGTGCGAAACAATCTTTATTTAATATATTTCAAGCCTTAATAGAGGAGGGTGATGAAGTTATTATTCCCTCTCCTTACTGGGTTACATATCCGGAATTGGTCACTTATAGTGGAGGAAAGCCTGTTTTTATACCAACAAATGAAAGTACGGATTTCAAAATCACTCCTAAACAACTTAAAGAAGCCATCACATCAAAAACGAAAATGCTTGTCCTTACAACTCCTTCCAATCCCACAGGAATGGTTTATTTAAAAAATGAACTCATACAAATAGCAGAAATTCTCCAAGGAAGTAAAATTTGGGTAGTAAGCGATGAAATGTATGAAAAGCTTATTTATGATGTGGAATTTACTTCGTGCGCTGCCATCAGTGAAGATATGATGTCAAGGACAATTACTGTGAATGGTTTGAGTAAATCAGTTGCGATGACAGGATGGAGAATGGGGTACCTTGCAACTAAAGATTTAAAGTTATTGAAATTAATGAATAATCTTCAGAGTCAATGTACTTCTAATATCAATTCAATTACGCAAAGAGCCTCCATTGTAGCTTTAAATGGGGAAGCTGATGCTGATATTGAGTTGATGAGGGAAGCATTTCAAAAAAGACGTGATTTGGCGTGTGAATTGATTGGGGATATTGGAGGATTAAAAGTTTTAAAACCACAGGGTGCTTTTTATTTATTTATCAACATAAAAGATATTTCCAAATATAACGGAGATTCTATGAAGTTTTCTCAAGAGCTTTTAGAAAAAGAAGGAGTTGCATTAGTTCCAGGAAAAGCATTCGGAATGGATGGCTATGTGCGATTTTCATTTGCGTGTTCAAATGATCAAATTATTGAAGGTTTAAATCGAATTTCTAGGTTTGTAAAATTGTAA
- a CDS encoding GNAT family N-acetyltransferase has protein sequence MKSLSFKQAENQTDFENIHLLAKEIWQEHYANILSQSQIQYMIQNFQSVQAIAKQTQENYEYFKIIRNEELAGYFAIIQKNDPYISKNVKGIFLSKLYIQKNHRNQGIAKAVMHHLKELVKTLQIDYIWLSVNKQNINSLKAYEKLGFKVYREDKIPIGEGYIMDDYYMKLDINFIKD, from the coding sequence ATGAAATCATTAAGTTTTAAGCAAGCTGAAAATCAAACTGATTTTGAAAATATCCATTTGCTTGCCAAAGAGATTTGGCAAGAACATTACGCCAACATTCTCTCACAATCTCAAATTCAATATATGATACAAAATTTTCAAAGCGTCCAAGCAATAGCTAAACAAACCCAAGAAAATTATGAATATTTTAAAATTATTAGGAATGAAGAATTGGCGGGTTATTTTGCAATCATACAAAAAAATGATCCTTATATATCTAAAAATGTAAAAGGTATTTTTTTGAGCAAACTCTATATTCAAAAGAATCATCGCAATCAAGGTATTGCTAAAGCTGTAATGCATCATCTCAAAGAGCTTGTAAAAACCTTACAAATTGACTATATCTGGCTGAGTGTAAATAAGCAAAATATAAACTCTCTAAAAGCCTATGAAAAGCTTGGTTTTAAAGTCTATAGGGAAGATAAGATTCCTATTGGAGAAGGCTATATAATGGATGATTATTATATGAAATTAGATATAAATTTTATAAAGGATTGA
- a CDS encoding DUF308 domain-containing protein, whose protein sequence is MDRILSVIWFLFGLAILACGIISVFTPTETFLALMVLIPIILIASGIVGIFYYFRIREFSSSQWVLGDGLLSLFFGLIFTFGGVEFTSITMIYFVAFLAIFKGILGISSSFVLKKSGFSQWFWLFIVSTINIFIGIIFAINPSIASVTIGILAGIYFIFFGLISLMGWWGLKKFKSIL, encoded by the coding sequence ATGGACCGTATATTGAGTGTTATTTGGTTTTTATTTGGCTTGGCCATTCTTGCTTGTGGAATCATATCTGTTTTTACCCCCACAGAGACATTTTTAGCTCTGATGGTTCTGATCCCAATTATTTTAATTGCAAGTGGCATAGTAGGAATTTTTTATTACTTTAGAATTCGAGAATTTTCCAGTTCCCAATGGGTATTGGGAGATGGTTTGTTATCTTTGTTTTTTGGACTTATATTTACATTTGGTGGGGTTGAATTCACTTCTATTACAATGATTTATTTTGTGGCATTTTTGGCAATATTTAAAGGTATTTTGGGAATATCTTCTTCTTTTGTGTTAAAAAAATCAGGATTTTCTCAATGGTTTTGGTTATTTATTGTTTCAACAATTAATATTTTCATCGGGATAATTTTTGCCATCAATCCAAGTATTGCATCTGTAACTATAGGTATCTTAGCCGGTATTTATTTCATATTTTTTGGTCTAATCTCCTTAATGGGATGGTGGGGATTGAAAAAATTCAAATCAATCCTTTAG
- the folP gene encoding dihydropteroate synthase, with protein sequence MFLKRIHPDSLKQAIKNIGSDLQGQKIMDKKGEIILFEVKHLSLSGAMILKQEALSAGGDFATPRECILAKKPYYDGILIATRTQLEKIILKCKMQPFGLKELANTISIHLKNEHLSWDFPKIMAILNITPDSFFMGSRHTPKSAIERIYNLIEKGVEIIDVGAASSKPGSDLIDFAEEKRRLEAVVKEIYAQNLFKKATFSIDTYNPQTADFALANGFKIINDISGYHHPDMAKITAQYHAIAVLMHSKGTPKTMQQLTDYSDLFEELETFFEQKIKWLKSFGIEDIILDIGFGFAKNQDQNLSLIKHLKHFSHFGYPILVGASRKNTIGILTQREVQDRLAGTLALHLIALQNGANILRVHDVDEHLDILKIYQALKEVL encoded by the coding sequence ATGTTTTTAAAAAGAATCCATCCTGACTCCTTAAAACAAGCAATAAAAAACATCGGGAGTGATTTGCAGGGTCAAAAGATTATGGATAAAAAAGGGGAAATAATTCTTTTTGAAGTGAAACATTTATCTTTGAGCGGGGCAATGATACTCAAACAAGAAGCATTAAGTGCCGGTGGGGATTTTGCTACCCCAAGAGAATGTATATTAGCAAAAAAACCTTATTATGATGGCATACTCATCGCCACTAGAACGCAATTGGAAAAAATCATCTTAAAGTGTAAAATGCAACCTTTTGGTTTGAAAGAGTTGGCAAATACAATTTCTATACATTTAAAAAATGAACATTTATCTTGGGATTTTCCTAAAATAATGGCGATCCTCAACATCACTCCCGATAGTTTTTTTATGGGCAGTAGGCATACGCCAAAAAGTGCAATTGAGAGAATTTATAACCTCATTGAAAAAGGAGTGGAAATTATTGATGTTGGAGCAGCAAGTTCAAAACCTGGAAGTGATTTGATTGATTTTGCAGAAGAAAAAAGAAGGCTTGAAGCGGTAGTTAAAGAAATTTATGCTCAAAATCTTTTCAAAAAAGCAACTTTTAGTATTGATACTTATAACCCTCAAACAGCTGATTTTGCGCTTGCCAATGGATTTAAGATTATCAATGATATTAGCGGGTATCATCATCCTGATATGGCAAAGATTACGGCACAATATCATGCAATAGCAGTTCTGATGCATTCAAAAGGAACGCCTAAAACTATGCAGCAACTCACAGATTATTCCGACTTATTTGAAGAGCTTGAAACTTTTTTTGAACAAAAAATCAAATGGCTTAAATCTTTTGGCATTGAAGATATTATTTTGGATATCGGATTTGGTTTTGCCAAAAATCAAGATCAAAATCTATCTCTTATCAAGCATTTAAAACATTTCTCTCATTTTGGATATCCGATTTTAGTTGGAGCTAGTAGAAAAAATACAATTGGTATTTTAACTCAAAGAGAGGTTCAAGATAGGCTTGCTGGAACGCTTGCACTCCATTTGATTGCACTCCAAAATGGTGCGAACATCTTGCGTGTGCATGACGTAGATGAACATCTTGATATTCTTAAAATTTATCAAGCTTTAAAAGAAGTGTTATAA
- a CDS encoding HobA family DNA replication regulator — protein sequence MKNGIEISDWMLKVIREEGDKVALMSGWLEMDRYQWISLVSRTISHILNGGVILVCTDEEREWFGRYIVSSINRFGGQSRPMMPIFDFSGAFPKKSALKETSLVNDMLSISYKDYIFWYIGKTSIPLANLALSKENGFLWIFDESVQDGIMLSSLDAMIDYKLIQLFRIFEEALFGALFGKIILE from the coding sequence ATGAAAAATGGTATTGAAATATCAGATTGGATGCTTAAGGTAATCCGCGAAGAGGGCGATAAAGTAGCCTTGATGAGCGGGTGGCTTGAAATGGATCGTTACCAATGGATTTCTTTGGTTTCACGAACGATCAGCCATATCTTAAATGGTGGGGTAATTTTAGTTTGTACAGATGAAGAAAGAGAATGGTTTGGTAGATACATTGTTTCTTCTATCAATCGGTTTGGAGGTCAATCAAGACCTATGATGCCTATTTTTGATTTTAGCGGTGCTTTTCCCAAAAAATCTGCATTAAAAGAAACTTCTTTAGTGAATGATATGTTGAGTATTTCTTATAAAGATTACATTTTTTGGTATATTGGGAAAACGAGTATTCCATTGGCAAATCTAGCCTTGAGTAAGGAAAATGGATTTTTATGGATTTTTGATGAATCAGTTCAAGATGGGATAATGCTGAGTTCTCTTGATGCAATGATTGATTATAAGTTAATTCAACTTTTTCGTATATTTGAAGAGGCATTATTTGGAGCTTTATTTGGGAAAATAATTTTAGAATAA
- the tsf gene encoding translation elongation factor Ts, with protein MAEISAQLVKQLREMTDAGMMDCKKALVETNGDIDKAVEYLREKGLSKAAKKADRIASEGIISLKISPNFDKAVMLEINSETDFVAKNDGFKELVKKTTDLIESHTISSVENLYQSTIDGMLYEEYLKTQIAKIGENIVVRRIASIVPPSNGIVNGYVHSNGRVGVLISIVCDNPQNAKSCSELLRNICMHAAAMKPQVLDFKSFDSDFIRKEKMALIAELQKENEELKRLGKPLKIIPEYISRVELSDAVLKQQENLLREELKKQGKPETIWDKIIPGQMERFIADNTLIDQRLTLLGQFFVMDDKKTIEQVLEQKSKELKDNIRVLDYIRFELGEGIEKKVEDFAQEVAAQMK; from the coding sequence ATGGCAGAAATCAGTGCACAACTTGTAAAACAGCTCCGAGAAATGACGGATGCAGGAATGATGGATTGCAAAAAGGCATTAGTAGAAACAAATGGAGATATTGATAAGGCTGTCGAATATCTTAGAGAAAAAGGTTTGAGCAAGGCTGCAAAAAAAGCAGATAGAATTGCTAGCGAGGGTATTATTTCTTTAAAAATTTCTCCTAATTTTGATAAAGCAGTTATGCTTGAAATTAATAGTGAAACTGATTTTGTCGCCAAGAATGATGGTTTTAAAGAACTCGTTAAAAAGACTACAGATCTTATTGAAAGCCATACAATCTCAAGTGTGGAAAATCTATATCAAAGCACAATAGATGGAATGCTTTATGAAGAGTATCTGAAGACACAAATTGCCAAGATTGGTGAAAATATTGTTGTTAGAAGAATTGCTAGTATCGTTCCTCCAAGTAATGGTATTGTTAATGGCTATGTCCATTCTAACGGAAGGGTAGGGGTATTGATCTCGATTGTTTGTGATAACCCTCAGAATGCTAAATCTTGTAGTGAGCTTCTTAGAAATATTTGTATGCACGCTGCAGCAATGAAACCTCAAGTATTGGATTTTAAATCTTTTGATTCTGATTTTATTCGAAAAGAAAAAATGGCCTTGATTGCTGAATTACAAAAAGAAAATGAAGAACTTAAAAGACTTGGTAAGCCTTTGAAAATCATTCCTGAATATATCAGTAGGGTTGAACTGAGTGATGCAGTTTTAAAACAACAAGAAAATCTTCTTAGGGAAGAATTGAAAAAACAAGGCAAACCTGAAACAATTTGGGATAAAATTATCCCCGGACAAATGGAAAGATTCATTGCAGATAATACTTTGATTGATCAAAGATTAACACTTTTGGGACAATTTTTTGTAATGGATGATAAAAAGACCATTGAACAGGTTTTGGAGCAAAAATCGAAAGAACTTAAAGATAATATTCGTGTTTTAGATTATATCAGATTTGAACTCGGTGAAGGGATTGAAAAAAAGGTTGAGGATTTTGCCCAAGAAGTCGCAGCCCAAATGAAATGA
- a CDS encoding RNA pyrophosphohydrolase: MENNKSYRPNVAAVILSSSYPNKCEFFIAQRTDIKGAWQFPQGGIDEGETPLVALYRELMEEIGTNDVEIIAEYPDWIKYDFPPSVSKKFYPFDGQKQKYFLVRLKNNTLINIKTAVPEFNKYEFVIYETLFEKVTHFKRQVYKQVIDYFKREGYL; this comes from the coding sequence ATGGAAAATAACAAAAGCTACAGACCAAATGTAGCTGCGGTGATTTTATCATCAAGTTATCCCAATAAGTGTGAATTCTTTATCGCACAACGAACTGATATTAAAGGTGCTTGGCAGTTTCCACAAGGAGGAATTGATGAGGGAGAAACTCCTTTAGTTGCCCTTTATCGTGAGCTTATGGAGGAAATAGGAACAAATGATGTAGAAATTATTGCTGAATATCCCGATTGGATTAAGTATGATTTTCCCCCCAGTGTAAGTAAAAAATTTTATCCGTTTGATGGACAAAAACAAAAGTATTTTCTTGTAAGATTGAAAAATAATACACTCATTAATATTAAAACTGCAGTTCCTGAATTTAACAAATATGAATTTGTAATTTATGAGACATTATTTGAAAAAGTAACACATTTTAAAAGGCAAGTCTATAAACAAGTGATTGATTATTTTAAGAGAGAGGGGTACTTATAA
- the hemW gene encoding radical SAM family heme chaperone HemW — translation MILYIHIPFCKSKCGYCAFNSYENQDNLKEPYMNALYSDLEHSLSQNSQIIDSIFFGGGTPNSISSKDYGKIFEIIYNHSNLNQNCEITAEVNPDLVTTQWCADMKSFGLNRISVGVQSFFKNKLLFLQREHNQKEIVHSIDTIHKNGFENISIDLIYDTPQDTKKHIYKEIENASKLPINHLSAYSLSIEKESKLGKIYDKNPQNHSFFQEIRDALKQYGFIQYEVSNYAKNYKVKHNLAYWNAQEYIGCGAGAVGRIKNHRIYSHSNIDHYIKAPLEKRLEFLNEKDLRFESIFLGLRCEIGAEINLLDKKKIDILIKENKCYLKGNKLVANDYFLADEIALWLI, via the coding sequence ATGATTCTTTATATCCATATACCTTTTTGTAAGAGCAAATGTGGCTATTGTGCTTTTAATTCTTATGAAAATCAAGATAATCTCAAAGAGCCTTATATGAATGCGCTCTATAGCGATTTAGAACACTCTTTAAGTCAAAATTCTCAAATTATTGATTCCATATTCTTTGGAGGTGGCACTCCTAATAGTATTTCCTCTAAAGATTATGGGAAAATTTTTGAAATCATTTACAATCATTCCAATCTTAATCAAAACTGCGAAATTACTGCTGAAGTCAATCCAGATTTAGTCACTACGCAATGGTGTGCAGATATGAAAAGTTTTGGACTTAACCGAATCAGCGTGGGTGTGCAAAGCTTTTTTAAAAATAAACTTCTTTTTTTGCAACGCGAACATAATCAAAAAGAAATTGTTCATTCCATAGACACGATCCATAAAAATGGTTTTGAAAACATCAGCATTGATCTCATCTATGACACGCCCCAAGATACTAAAAAACATATTTACAAAGAAATAGAAAATGCTTCTAAACTTCCTATTAATCATCTTTCTGCTTACAGTTTGAGTATTGAAAAAGAATCTAAATTAGGAAAAATTTATGATAAAAATCCGCAAAATCACTCATTTTTTCAAGAAATCAGAGATGCTTTAAAACAATACGGCTTTATACAATATGAAGTCTCAAACTATGCAAAAAATTATAAAGTCAAACATAATTTGGCCTATTGGAATGCCCAAGAGTACATTGGTTGTGGTGCTGGAGCAGTTGGGAGAATAAAAAATCATCGTATTTATTCGCATTCAAATATTGATCATTACATCAAAGCACCTTTAGAGAAAAGACTAGAATTTTTAAATGAAAAAGATTTGAGATTTGAAAGTATTTTTTTAGGTTTGCGATGCGAGATTGGAGCGGAAATAAATTTATTAGATAAAAAAAAGATAGATATTCTCATCAAAGAAAATAAATGCTATCTCAAAGGAAATAAACTCGTGGCTAACGATTATTTCCTAGCTGATGAGATCGCACTATGGTTGATTTGA
- a CDS encoding DNA polymerase III subunit delta', with protein sequence MEKYSGLIILSNDLNKEIEYQSMHIREEFLRVFERDEFKIEDSHQVITQAYITSTEVKTIIMAANSYNHFAQNALLKILEEPPNNTRFILIAKNKTSFLPTIRSRLPLEDKRKRTNLRPFELDLRNLSLKSVYDFLKTLEKESDISKEITKEKIQSLLFLIRKNRIFLNEEELKSFDEALNANQNYQKDIYIFLPLLLMVLQKIKTSKILYS encoded by the coding sequence ATGGAAAAATACAGCGGACTCATTATACTTAGCAACGACCTAAATAAGGAAATTGAATATCAAAGTATGCATATCAGAGAAGAATTTTTGCGTGTTTTTGAACGAGATGAGTTTAAAATAGAAGATTCTCATCAGGTTATTACACAAGCATATATTACATCAACAGAAGTCAAGACAATCATTATGGCAGCAAATTCCTATAATCATTTTGCTCAAAATGCACTTTTAAAAATTCTTGAAGAGCCTCCAAACAACACACGATTTATTTTGATTGCAAAAAATAAAACATCTTTTTTGCCAACCATAAGATCTAGGCTTCCTTTGGAAGATAAGAGAAAAAGAACCAACTTGAGGCCTTTTGAACTTGATTTAAGAAATTTATCTTTAAAAAGTGTTTATGATTTTTTAAAAACCTTAGAAAAAGAATCTGATATTTCAAAAGAAATCACGAAAGAAAAGATTCAATCACTTTTATTTTTGATTAGAAAAAATCGGATTTTTCTTAATGAAGAAGAGCTTAAAAGTTTTGATGAAGCCTTAAATGCTAATCAGAATTACCAGAAAGATATCTATATCTTTTTACCCCTTTTATTGATGGTTTTACAAAAGATAAAAACGTCAAAAATTTTATACAGTTGA
- a CDS encoding aspartate kinase: MLIVQKYGGTSMGDCEKIQNVANRVIQAKKTGHSVVVVVSAMSGQTDKLIGYTKHFSKFPNEREVDMVLSSGERVTSALLAIALEAMGQKAFSLSGRGAGIVTDNIHTKARIEYIDTNKITQLLAQDYIVVVSGFQGVGQNGEVTTLGRGGSDLSAVAIAGALKADLCEIYTDVDGVYTTDPRIDKNAKKIHKISYDEMLELASMGAKVLLNRSVELAKKWNVPLVTRNSFSQDEGTLITTEENIMEKPIVSGIALDKNQARVSIADVRDRPGIAAEIFGVLADANINVDMIVQTIGRDGRTDIDFTIPQTEVDGAKQVLERFLDSVESIDYDCNIAKVSIVGVGMKSHSGVASAAFKALAKENINIMMISTSEIKVSMIIDLKYAELAVRTLHSVYELDR, from the coding sequence ATGCTAATCGTGCAAAAATATGGCGGAACAAGTATGGGGGATTGTGAAAAAATTCAGAATGTTGCCAATCGTGTCATACAGGCAAAAAAAACTGGTCATTCAGTGGTGGTGGTGGTCTCTGCGATGAGTGGTCAAACAGATAAACTCATCGGTTATACGAAACATTTTTCTAAATTTCCTAATGAACGGGAAGTAGATATGGTCTTAAGCAGTGGTGAAAGAGTGACAAGTGCGCTTTTGGCTATTGCGCTTGAAGCAATGGGACAAAAAGCTTTTTCTTTAAGTGGCAGGGGGGCAGGCATAGTAACTGACAATATCCATACTAAGGCTAGAATAGAATACATTGACACGAATAAGATTACTCAGCTGTTGGCTCAAGATTATATTGTTGTCGTTTCAGGGTTTCAGGGGGTAGGGCAGAATGGCGAAGTGACGACTTTGGGAAGAGGGGGGAGTGATTTATCTGCTGTTGCAATCGCAGGAGCATTAAAGGCTGATTTGTGTGAAATTTATACAGATGTAGATGGAGTCTATACAACCGATCCTAGGATCGATAAGAATGCTAAAAAAATTCATAAAATCAGTTATGATGAAATGCTTGAGTTGGCTTCTATGGGAGCAAAAGTTTTATTGAATCGCTCTGTGGAGCTAGCAAAAAAGTGGAATGTTCCACTTGTAACACGCAATTCTTTTAGTCAAGATGAAGGTACATTAATTACGACGGAGGAAAATATTATGGAAAAACCCATTGTTAGTGGGATTGCTTTGGATAAAAATCAAGCTAGAGTTAGTATTGCTGATGTGCGCGATCGACCAGGAATTGCTGCAGAAATATTTGGAGTCCTTGCAGATGCCAATATCAATGTCGATATGATTGTGCAAACTATAGGGAGAGATGGCAGAACAGATATTGACTTTACAATTCCTCAAACAGAAGTTGATGGAGCCAAACAAGTCTTGGAAAGATTTTTGGATAGCGTAGAATCAATTGATTATGATTGTAATATCGCCAAAGTTTCAATAGTAGGGGTAGGGATGAAATCTCATTCAGGAGTTGCCAGCGCAGCTTTTAAGGCTTTGGCAAAAGAAAATATCAATATTATGATGATCAGCACAAGTGAAATCAAAGTTTCGATGATTATTGACTTAAAATATGCTGAACTTGCTGTTAGAACTCTTCATTCCGTATATGAGTTAGATAGATGA